In a single window of the Alosa sapidissima isolate fAloSap1 chromosome 18, fAloSap1.pri, whole genome shotgun sequence genome:
- the LOC121690200 gene encoding E3 ubiquitin-protein ligase TRIM39 isoform X3: MPFPRSFLSEEQFQCSICLDVFDNPVSTPCGHSFCMTCIGRYWEGAKLCQCPLCKESFRKKPPLHINRTLREITEQFKRMSGGEGACGGQGKEACSRGEERLTKREEIPGDLITQVRIKIPKNSHRENAPGTVAVMPPPPENSQDATDPSSFTRRVSYRRYTFSGAADAKRVALCAKHQQQLDMFCRTDQQCICVECAEHGHESHSVVSAESHWHESKSQISIREHEIQEMISERLRKVEEIKSSLVDIKMSAERETQGSVRVFSTLMASIERSQAELLEVIEMNRCSAEHQAEGMIRELEQEVLELKKRSSTLGNLLHADDYVKCLKSYYSAVSSPPPIKDWSEVSVTSDLGTRRVYQSVCQLLERFQEELQRLPEVGIQNHMESSLMKFHPKQKRIQDYAADITLDPNTAHPRLILSEDRKRVKCGDRHQPLPDNPERFDRVVCVLGREGFDSGRHYWEVEVGGKTDWDVGVARRSVNRKGKITVNPSNGYWFLSLRDKSNYAFRTEPSTSLSVSLRPQKVGVFVDYEKGQVSFYNVEAKVHIYTFQDTFSETIHPFFSPCTNKSGKNEAPLIVTPVPLD, translated from the exons ATGCCTTTCCCTCGCAGCTTCCTGTCCGAGGAGCAGTTCCAGTGTTCCATCTGTCTGGACGTGTTCGACAACCCCGTGTCCACCCCGTGCGGACACAGCTTCTGCATGACCTGCATCGGCCGCTACTGGGAGGGTGCCAAGCTGTGCCAGTGTCCCCTCTGCAAAGAGAGCTTCCGGAAGAAGCCGCCGCTGCACATCAACCGTACGCTGCGCGAGATCACGGAGCAGTTTAAGAGGATGTCGGGTGGCGAGGGGGCCTGCGGGGGTCAGGGGAAAGAAGCctgcagcagaggagaggaacggCTGACCAAACGCGAGGAGATCCCGGGGGATCTGATCACACAGGTGAGAATCAAGATCCCCAAGAACTCTCATCGAGAGAACGCCCCAGGCACCGTTGCGGTGATGCCGCCGCCTCCGGAAAATTCCCAAGACGCCACTGACCCCTCGTCGTTCACCCGCCGGGTGTCCTACCGGAGGTACACATTCAGCGGGGCAGCCGATGCCAAAAGGGTCGCGCTCTGCGccaaacaccagcagcagctgGACATGTTCTGCAGGACCGACCAGCAGTGCATCTGTGTCGAGTGCGCTGAACATGGCCATGAGTCTCACAGCGTTGTCTCAGCAGAGAGTCACTGGCATGAAAGTAAG TCACAGATAAGCATCAGGGAGCATGAGATACAGGAAATGATCAGCGAGAGACTACGAAAGGTGGAGGAGATCAAATCATCCCTGGTGGATATCAAG ATGTCCGCCGAGCGGGAGACTCAAGGGAGCGTCCGAGTGTTCTCCACGCTGATGGCGTCCATCGAGCGGAGCCAGGCTGAGCTGCTGGAGGTGATCGAGATGAACAGGTGCTCGGCGGAGCACCAGGCCGAGGGGATGATCCGCGAGCTGGAGCAGGAGGTGCTGGAGCTGAAGAAGAGGAGCAGCACGCTGGGGAACCTGCTCCATGCTGACGACTACGTCAAGTGTCTGAAG AGCTACTACTCGGCCGTTTCCAGTCCTCCACCAATCAAAGACTGGTCTGAGGTctctgtgacctctgacctcggGACCAGGAGAGTGTACCAGAGTGTGTGTCAGCTACTGGAGCGCTTCCAGGAGGAGTTACAGAGACTTCCAGAAGTAG gTATCCAGAATCACATGGAATCTTCTTTGATGAAGTTCCACCCAA AACAAAAGAGGATACAAGACTATGCAG CGGACATCACTCTGGATCCAAACACTGCCCATCCTCGACTCATCCTCTcagaagacagaaagagggtGAAGTGCGGAGACCGGCACCAGCCACTACCAGACAACCCAGAGCGGTTTGaccgtgtggtgtgtgtgctcggCCGAGAGGGCTTTGACTCTGGCCGGCACTACTGGGAGGTGGAGGTAGGGGGCAAAACCGACTGGGACGTGGGCGTGGCCAGGCGCTCCGTTAACAGGAAGGGCAAAATCACTGTGAACCCCAGTAATGGATACTGGTTTCTGAGCCTGCGGGACAAGTCCAACTATGCCTTCCGCACAGAGCCTTCCACCAGCTTGTCCGTCAGCCTGCGGCCACAAAAAGTTGGGGTGTTTGTGGATTATGAAAAGGGCCAGGTGTCCTTCTATAATGTGGAAGCAAAGGTCCACATTTACACCTTTCAAGACACGTTCTCTGAGACCATCCATCCTTTCTTCAGCCCCTGTACCAACAAGTCAGGCAAGAACGAGGCACCACTTATCGTCACCCCTGTGCCGTTGGACtaa
- the LOC121690200 gene encoding E3 ubiquitin-protein ligase TRIM39 isoform X2 — protein MPFPRSFLSEEQFQCSICLDVFDNPVSTPCGHSFCMTCIGRYWEGAKLCQCPLCKESFRKKPPLHINRTLREITEQFKRMSGGEGACGGQGKEACSRGEERLTKREEIPGDLITQVRIKIPKNSHRENAPGTVAVMPPPPENSQDATDPSSFTRRVSYRRYTFSGAADAKRVALCAKHQQQLDMFCRTDQQCICVECAEHGHESHSVVSAESHWHESKSQISIREHEIQEMISERLRKVEEIKSSLVDIKMSAERETQGSVRVFSTLMASIERSQAELLEVIEMNRCSAEHQAEGMIRELEQEVLELKKRSSTLGNLLHADDYVKCLKSYYSAVSSPPPIKDWSEVSVTSDLGTRRVYQSVCQLLERFQEELQRLPEVGIQNHMESSLMKIQPKQKRIQDYAADITLDPNTAHPRLILSEDRKRVKCGDRHQPLPDNPERFDRVVCVLGREGFDSGRHYWEVEVGGKTDWDVGVARRSVNRKGKITVNPSNGYWFLSLRDKSNYAFRTEPSTSLSVSLRPQKVGVFVDYEKGQVSFYNVEAKVHIYTFQDTFSETIHPFFSPCTNKSGKNEAPLIVTPVPLD, from the exons ATGCCTTTCCCTCGCAGCTTCCTGTCCGAGGAGCAGTTCCAGTGTTCCATCTGTCTGGACGTGTTCGACAACCCCGTGTCCACCCCGTGCGGACACAGCTTCTGCATGACCTGCATCGGCCGCTACTGGGAGGGTGCCAAGCTGTGCCAGTGTCCCCTCTGCAAAGAGAGCTTCCGGAAGAAGCCGCCGCTGCACATCAACCGTACGCTGCGCGAGATCACGGAGCAGTTTAAGAGGATGTCGGGTGGCGAGGGGGCCTGCGGGGGTCAGGGGAAAGAAGCctgcagcagaggagaggaacggCTGACCAAACGCGAGGAGATCCCGGGGGATCTGATCACACAGGTGAGAATCAAGATCCCCAAGAACTCTCATCGAGAGAACGCCCCAGGCACCGTTGCGGTGATGCCGCCGCCTCCGGAAAATTCCCAAGACGCCACTGACCCCTCGTCGTTCACCCGCCGGGTGTCCTACCGGAGGTACACATTCAGCGGGGCAGCCGATGCCAAAAGGGTCGCGCTCTGCGccaaacaccagcagcagctgGACATGTTCTGCAGGACCGACCAGCAGTGCATCTGTGTCGAGTGCGCTGAACATGGCCATGAGTCTCACAGCGTTGTCTCAGCAGAGAGTCACTGGCATGAAAGTAAG TCACAGATAAGCATCAGGGAGCATGAGATACAGGAAATGATCAGCGAGAGACTACGAAAGGTGGAGGAGATCAAATCATCCCTGGTGGATATCAAG ATGTCCGCCGAGCGGGAGACTCAAGGGAGCGTCCGAGTGTTCTCCACGCTGATGGCGTCCATCGAGCGGAGCCAGGCTGAGCTGCTGGAGGTGATCGAGATGAACAGGTGCTCGGCGGAGCACCAGGCCGAGGGGATGATCCGCGAGCTGGAGCAGGAGGTGCTGGAGCTGAAGAAGAGGAGCAGCACGCTGGGGAACCTGCTCCATGCTGACGACTACGTCAAGTGTCTGAAG AGCTACTACTCGGCCGTTTCCAGTCCTCCACCAATCAAAGACTGGTCTGAGGTctctgtgacctctgacctcggGACCAGGAGAGTGTACCAGAGTGTGTGTCAGCTACTGGAGCGCTTCCAGGAGGAGTTACAGAGACTTCCAGAAGTAG GTATCCAGAATCACATGGAATCTTCTTTGATGAAGATCCAACCAA AACAAAAGAGGATACAAGACTATGCAG CGGACATCACTCTGGATCCAAACACTGCCCATCCTCGACTCATCCTCTcagaagacagaaagagggtGAAGTGCGGAGACCGGCACCAGCCACTACCAGACAACCCAGAGCGGTTTGaccgtgtggtgtgtgtgctcggCCGAGAGGGCTTTGACTCTGGCCGGCACTACTGGGAGGTGGAGGTAGGGGGCAAAACCGACTGGGACGTGGGCGTGGCCAGGCGCTCCGTTAACAGGAAGGGCAAAATCACTGTGAACCCCAGTAATGGATACTGGTTTCTGAGCCTGCGGGACAAGTCCAACTATGCCTTCCGCACAGAGCCTTCCACCAGCTTGTCCGTCAGCCTGCGGCCACAAAAAGTTGGGGTGTTTGTGGATTATGAAAAGGGCCAGGTGTCCTTCTATAATGTGGAAGCAAAGGTCCACATTTACACCTTTCAAGACACGTTCTCTGAGACCATCCATCCTTTCTTCAGCCCCTGTACCAACAAGTCAGGCAAGAACGAGGCACCACTTATCGTCACCCCTGTGCCGTTGGACtaa
- the LOC121690200 gene encoding E3 ubiquitin-protein ligase TRIM39 isoform X1: MPFPRSFLSEEQFQCSICLDVFDNPVSTPCGHSFCMTCIGRYWEGAKLCQCPLCKESFRKKPPLHINRTLREITEQFKRMSGGEGACGGQGKEACSRGEERLTKREEIPGDLITQVRIKIPKNSHRENAPGTVAVMPPPPENSQDATDPSSFTRRVSYRRYTFSGAADAKRVALCAKHQQQLDMFCRTDQQCICVECAEHGHESHSVVSAESHWHESKSQISIREHEIQEMISERLRKVEEIKSSLVDIKMSAERETQGSVRVFSTLMASIERSQAELLEVIEMNRCSAEHQAEGMIRELEQEVLELKKRSSTLGNLLHADDYVKCLKSYYSAVSSPPPIKDWSEVSVTSDLGTRRVYQSVCQLLERFQEELQRLPEVGIQNHMESSLMKIQPSIQNHMESSLMKFHPKQKRIQDYAADITLDPNTAHPRLILSEDRKRVKCGDRHQPLPDNPERFDRVVCVLGREGFDSGRHYWEVEVGGKTDWDVGVARRSVNRKGKITVNPSNGYWFLSLRDKSNYAFRTEPSTSLSVSLRPQKVGVFVDYEKGQVSFYNVEAKVHIYTFQDTFSETIHPFFSPCTNKSGKNEAPLIVTPVPLD, translated from the exons ATGCCTTTCCCTCGCAGCTTCCTGTCCGAGGAGCAGTTCCAGTGTTCCATCTGTCTGGACGTGTTCGACAACCCCGTGTCCACCCCGTGCGGACACAGCTTCTGCATGACCTGCATCGGCCGCTACTGGGAGGGTGCCAAGCTGTGCCAGTGTCCCCTCTGCAAAGAGAGCTTCCGGAAGAAGCCGCCGCTGCACATCAACCGTACGCTGCGCGAGATCACGGAGCAGTTTAAGAGGATGTCGGGTGGCGAGGGGGCCTGCGGGGGTCAGGGGAAAGAAGCctgcagcagaggagaggaacggCTGACCAAACGCGAGGAGATCCCGGGGGATCTGATCACACAGGTGAGAATCAAGATCCCCAAGAACTCTCATCGAGAGAACGCCCCAGGCACCGTTGCGGTGATGCCGCCGCCTCCGGAAAATTCCCAAGACGCCACTGACCCCTCGTCGTTCACCCGCCGGGTGTCCTACCGGAGGTACACATTCAGCGGGGCAGCCGATGCCAAAAGGGTCGCGCTCTGCGccaaacaccagcagcagctgGACATGTTCTGCAGGACCGACCAGCAGTGCATCTGTGTCGAGTGCGCTGAACATGGCCATGAGTCTCACAGCGTTGTCTCAGCAGAGAGTCACTGGCATGAAAGTAAG TCACAGATAAGCATCAGGGAGCATGAGATACAGGAAATGATCAGCGAGAGACTACGAAAGGTGGAGGAGATCAAATCATCCCTGGTGGATATCAAG ATGTCCGCCGAGCGGGAGACTCAAGGGAGCGTCCGAGTGTTCTCCACGCTGATGGCGTCCATCGAGCGGAGCCAGGCTGAGCTGCTGGAGGTGATCGAGATGAACAGGTGCTCGGCGGAGCACCAGGCCGAGGGGATGATCCGCGAGCTGGAGCAGGAGGTGCTGGAGCTGAAGAAGAGGAGCAGCACGCTGGGGAACCTGCTCCATGCTGACGACTACGTCAAGTGTCTGAAG AGCTACTACTCGGCCGTTTCCAGTCCTCCACCAATCAAAGACTGGTCTGAGGTctctgtgacctctgacctcggGACCAGGAGAGTGTACCAGAGTGTGTGTCAGCTACTGGAGCGCTTCCAGGAGGAGTTACAGAGACTTCCAGAAGTAG GTATCCAGAATCACATGGAATCTTCTTTGATGAAGATCCAACCAA gTATCCAGAATCACATGGAATCTTCTTTGATGAAGTTCCACCCAA AACAAAAGAGGATACAAGACTATGCAG CGGACATCACTCTGGATCCAAACACTGCCCATCCTCGACTCATCCTCTcagaagacagaaagagggtGAAGTGCGGAGACCGGCACCAGCCACTACCAGACAACCCAGAGCGGTTTGaccgtgtggtgtgtgtgctcggCCGAGAGGGCTTTGACTCTGGCCGGCACTACTGGGAGGTGGAGGTAGGGGGCAAAACCGACTGGGACGTGGGCGTGGCCAGGCGCTCCGTTAACAGGAAGGGCAAAATCACTGTGAACCCCAGTAATGGATACTGGTTTCTGAGCCTGCGGGACAAGTCCAACTATGCCTTCCGCACAGAGCCTTCCACCAGCTTGTCCGTCAGCCTGCGGCCACAAAAAGTTGGGGTGTTTGTGGATTATGAAAAGGGCCAGGTGTCCTTCTATAATGTGGAAGCAAAGGTCCACATTTACACCTTTCAAGACACGTTCTCTGAGACCATCCATCCTTTCTTCAGCCCCTGTACCAACAAGTCAGGCAAGAACGAGGCACCACTTATCGTCACCCCTGTGCCGTTGGACtaa